One window from the genome of Pseudonocardia hierapolitana encodes:
- a CDS encoding LLM class flavin-dependent oxidoreductase, whose product MSLTAHWFLPTYGDGRQLVGGGHGVGVGSAGGVRPASIGYLTQVARAAEQVGFEGALTPTGAWCEDAWLTTAMLVGETERLKFLVAFRPGFVSPTLAAQMAATYQRHSGGRLLLNVVTGGEPSEQRAYGDFLDKDARYRRTAEFLQVVRGLWRGEKLDLHGEHVQVEGAHLDRLPDPVPPLYFGGSSPAAVAVAAEHIDVYLTWGEPPAQVAEKIAAVRALAAKHGRTVRFGIRLHVITRDTTEQAWAQAESLLAAIDPATIEKVQAGLARSESEGQRRMRALHGGSTANLEVSPNLWAGVGLVRGGAGTALVGSHTEVADRIAEYHALGIDEFVLSGHPHLEEAWWVGEGVLPLLQRRGLWQPPGGADLAPAPSRTVPFAAAR is encoded by the coding sequence GTGTCCCTGACCGCCCACTGGTTCCTGCCCACCTACGGCGACGGCCGCCAGCTCGTCGGCGGCGGCCACGGCGTCGGCGTCGGCTCCGCAGGTGGCGTCCGCCCGGCGTCGATCGGCTACCTCACGCAGGTCGCGCGGGCGGCCGAGCAGGTGGGGTTCGAGGGCGCGCTCACGCCCACCGGGGCGTGGTGCGAGGACGCCTGGCTCACCACGGCGATGCTGGTGGGTGAGACGGAACGACTCAAGTTCCTCGTCGCGTTCCGGCCGGGGTTCGTCTCCCCCACGCTCGCCGCGCAGATGGCCGCCACGTACCAGCGGCACTCCGGCGGCCGGCTGCTGCTCAACGTCGTCACGGGCGGCGAGCCATCGGAGCAACGCGCGTACGGCGACTTCCTCGACAAGGACGCCCGCTACCGCCGCACCGCCGAGTTCTTGCAGGTCGTGCGGGGACTGTGGCGCGGGGAGAAGCTCGACCTGCACGGCGAGCACGTGCAGGTCGAGGGCGCCCACCTGGACCGGCTGCCCGACCCGGTGCCGCCGCTGTACTTCGGCGGCTCCTCCCCGGCCGCCGTGGCGGTGGCCGCCGAGCACATCGACGTCTACCTCACCTGGGGTGAGCCACCGGCCCAGGTCGCGGAGAAGATCGCCGCTGTGCGCGCGCTCGCCGCGAAGCACGGCCGGACCGTCCGGTTCGGCATCCGGCTGCACGTGATCACGCGCGACACGACCGAGCAGGCGTGGGCCCAGGCGGAGTCGCTGCTCGCGGCGATCGACCCGGCCACGATCGAGAAGGTGCAGGCCGGGCTCGCGCGCAGCGAGTCGGAGGGGCAGCGGCGGATGCGCGCCCTGCACGGCGGGTCGACCGCGAACCTGGAGGTGTCGCCGAACCTGTGGGCAGGGGTCGGGCTGGTGCGCGGCGGCGCAGGCACCGCGCTCGTCGGCAGCCACACCGAGGTGGCCGACCGGATCGCCGAGTACCACGCGCTGGGCATCGACGAGTTCGTGCTCTCCGGCCACCCGCACCTCGAGGAGGCGTGGTGGGTGGGCGAGGGCGTGCTGCCGCTGCTGCAACGGCGCGGGCTCTGGCAGCCGCCCGGCGGCGCGGACCTCGCCCCGGCCCCGTCCCGGACCGTTCCGTTCGCGGCGGCCCGATGA
- a CDS encoding ABC transporter substrate-binding protein, whose protein sequence is MPSPVLSRRLLLRSALGAGALGLGLAACGEGTTTSLPAAAPADLRGATIRAMVNQPHVLAFTQLLAPAFEREFGGRLETTAVPYDQLTSQQILDVQGGAGQFDVFDYFYFGLGALVDAGALVDLTDQLAATDTSDFLPTVYDAYTLLDGRRYGVPFDGDVHVLYYNREVFETYGLTPPNTWDEYDAAARTITEHSGGSVYGAVVEGQQVPMILGCSFINRLAGYGGALVGPDGAPTLTSDVAHRALQHLVDVDPYALPTPLQVGFDQANSAFLSGQAAMLDTWTDLGLKAQDPASSKIVDKWGVVPLPVGGGNTEHRTALNAGFGLGVSTAAKDPAVAAAFVTWATDPTRNLLLASTAGSGIDPARRSTLGSPDYAKVSAPATDVIKAGLEGSPLVWPKDKHAPRLLQDLVDQLALAIAGTQTPQQSLANAQASWERALT, encoded by the coding sequence ATGCCCTCGCCCGTGCTGTCCCGCCGTCTCCTCCTGCGCTCCGCCCTCGGAGCGGGCGCCCTCGGTCTCGGCCTCGCCGCCTGTGGTGAGGGAACGACGACGTCGCTGCCGGCCGCCGCTCCCGCCGACCTCAGGGGCGCCACGATCCGGGCGATGGTCAACCAGCCGCACGTGCTGGCGTTCACGCAGCTGCTCGCCCCGGCGTTCGAGCGCGAGTTCGGCGGCAGGCTCGAGACCACGGCCGTGCCCTACGACCAGCTCACCAGCCAGCAGATCCTGGACGTGCAGGGCGGCGCAGGGCAGTTCGACGTGTTCGACTACTTCTACTTCGGTCTCGGCGCGCTGGTCGACGCCGGCGCGCTGGTCGACCTCACCGACCAGCTCGCGGCCACCGACACGTCGGATTTCCTGCCCACCGTCTACGACGCCTACACGCTGCTCGACGGCCGCCGCTACGGCGTGCCGTTCGACGGCGACGTGCACGTCCTCTACTACAACCGCGAGGTCTTCGAGACCTACGGCCTCACGCCGCCGAACACGTGGGACGAGTACGACGCCGCCGCGCGCACGATCACCGAGCACAGCGGCGGCTCCGTCTACGGTGCCGTGGTCGAGGGCCAGCAGGTTCCGATGATCCTCGGCTGCTCGTTCATCAACCGGCTCGCCGGCTACGGCGGCGCGCTCGTCGGGCCGGACGGTGCCCCGACGCTCACCTCCGACGTGGCGCATCGGGCGCTGCAGCACCTGGTCGACGTCGACCCCTACGCGCTGCCGACCCCGCTGCAGGTCGGTTTCGACCAGGCCAACTCGGCGTTCCTGTCGGGGCAGGCCGCGATGCTCGACACCTGGACCGACCTCGGGCTGAAGGCACAGGACCCGGCGAGTTCGAAGATCGTCGACAAGTGGGGCGTGGTGCCGCTCCCTGTCGGTGGCGGCAACACCGAGCACCGCACCGCACTGAACGCCGGCTTCGGCCTGGGCGTCTCCACCGCCGCGAAGGACCCGGCGGTGGCGGCCGCGTTCGTCACGTGGGCCACGGACCCCACGCGCAACCTGCTGCTCGCGAGCACCGCGGGTTCGGGCATCGACCCGGCTCGGCGCAGCACGCTCGGCTCCCCGGACTACGCGAAGGTGAGCGCACCGGCCACCGACGTGATCAAGGCGGGCCTGGAGGGATCCCCGCTGGTCTGGCCGAAGGACAAGCACGCGCCCCGGCTGCTGCAGGACCTCGTCGACCAGCTGGCGCTCGCCATCGCAGGTACCCAGACGCCGCAGCAGTCCCTGGCCAACGCCCAGGCGAGCTGGGAGCGGGCGCTCACATGA
- a CDS encoding carbohydrate ABC transporter permease yields the protein MTALVERPPTRAPAPHAPAQPGRGRHRVPRWLAVPAVVSLLITGLYPAVAGIALAVTDSSLARPLRELVGFGNFVAAAESVAFGGSLLRSALFAVLATLLAVLAGVAGALALHARGGRFGLLGAVLLLPMVTPPVSVGVAWKLLLAPVGGGLTGLWEAIGIGGFNPLGTGAGAFTTLVLIHAWQWAPLVLLLVHAALLGVPAELWEAAALDGAGWWRTLRSVVGPVVAPTVVAAAVLQLVIAFKVFDLVAVVTAGGPGFSTIVAGFEVFRTAFRGSFEVGTAAAETIVLGVLVGLVLGAAGLVTRRIREDT from the coding sequence GTGACAGCTCTGGTCGAGCGCCCGCCGACCCGCGCTCCGGCGCCCCACGCGCCCGCGCAACCGGGGCGGGGACGGCACCGCGTCCCACGATGGCTCGCCGTCCCCGCCGTGGTGTCGCTGCTGATCACGGGTCTCTACCCGGCGGTGGCGGGGATCGCGCTGGCCGTCACCGACTCGTCGCTGGCCCGGCCGCTGCGCGAGCTCGTCGGGTTCGGCAACTTCGTGGCGGCGGCCGAGTCGGTGGCGTTCGGCGGCTCGCTGCTGCGTTCGGCGCTGTTCGCGGTGCTGGCCACCCTGCTCGCGGTGCTGGCGGGCGTGGCCGGTGCGCTCGCGCTGCACGCCCGGGGCGGCCGGTTCGGGCTGCTGGGTGCCGTGTTGCTGCTGCCGATGGTCACGCCGCCGGTCTCGGTCGGCGTGGCGTGGAAGCTGCTGCTCGCCCCGGTCGGCGGCGGGCTCACCGGGCTGTGGGAGGCCATCGGCATCGGCGGGTTCAACCCGCTCGGCACCGGCGCGGGGGCGTTCACGACGCTCGTGTTGATCCACGCCTGGCAGTGGGCGCCGCTGGTGCTGCTGCTGGTCCACGCCGCCCTGCTCGGGGTGCCTGCCGAGCTGTGGGAGGCCGCTGCACTCGACGGCGCGGGCTGGTGGCGCACGCTCCGGTCCGTCGTGGGGCCGGTCGTCGCCCCGACGGTGGTGGCCGCGGCCGTGCTGCAGTTGGTGATCGCGTTCAAGGTGTTCGACCTGGTCGCCGTCGTCACCGCGGGCGGGCCGGGCTTCTCGACGATCGTCGCGGGCTTCGAGGTGTTCCGCACGGCGTTCCGCGGCAGCTTCGAAGTGGGCACGGCCGCGGCCGAGACGATCGTGCTGGGCGTGCTCGTCGGCCTGGTGCTCGGCGCTGCCGGCCTGGTGACCCGCCGGATCCGGGAGGACACGTGA
- a CDS encoding carbohydrate ABC transporter permease: MRAAVSRGVLALAALLAVAPVVFLGSLSLRGVDDVQNGGWLPERVRWDNWPAAFQTVPLAQMLANSWVVAIGATLLTALIAVPTAYVTARAGRSGKRLYSALLAAYCAPPVVAVLPLYFLLKSVGLTNSVVGLVLVNGLANVPVAVWLLDGFVRRVPAEVEEAAWVDGLSVAAGLRRIVLPLIVPGLVAASLVCFFLAYNEFLFAVSFAQSPSAQTLTVGLSLFQGDRTVQFGQQAAASLVAIVPVYVLAVLAQRALVGGLSQGAVK; encoded by the coding sequence GTGAGGGCCGCGGTCTCCCGCGGGGTGCTCGCGCTCGCCGCTCTCCTGGCGGTCGCTCCCGTCGTGTTCCTCGGGTCGCTCTCGCTCCGCGGCGTCGACGACGTGCAGAACGGCGGCTGGCTGCCCGAGCGGGTGCGCTGGGACAACTGGCCGGCCGCGTTCCAGACGGTGCCGCTCGCGCAGATGCTCGCCAACTCGTGGGTGGTCGCGATCGGCGCCACCCTGCTCACCGCGTTGATCGCCGTGCCAACCGCCTACGTCACGGCCCGCGCCGGCCGGTCGGGCAAGCGCCTCTACTCCGCGCTGCTCGCGGCCTACTGCGCCCCGCCGGTCGTCGCGGTCCTGCCCCTGTACTTCCTGCTGAAGTCCGTCGGGCTGACGAACTCGGTGGTCGGGCTCGTCCTGGTCAACGGGCTGGCGAACGTGCCGGTGGCGGTGTGGCTGCTCGACGGGTTCGTCCGCCGCGTGCCGGCCGAGGTGGAGGAGGCGGCCTGGGTGGACGGGCTCTCGGTCGCGGCCGGGCTGCGGCGGATCGTGCTGCCGCTGATCGTGCCGGGACTGGTCGCGGCGTCGCTGGTCTGCTTCTTCCTCGCCTACAACGAGTTCCTCTTCGCGGTGTCGTTCGCCCAGTCCCCGTCGGCGCAGACGCTGACGGTGGGCCTCTCGCTCTTCCAGGGCGACCGCACCGTGCAGTTCGGGCAGCAGGCGGCGGCCTCGCTCGTCGCGATCGTGCCCGTGTACGTCCTCGCCGTCCTCGCCCAGCGCGCGCTGGTGGGCGGCCTGTCCCAGGGAGCGGTCAAGTGA
- a CDS encoding LLM class flavin-dependent oxidoreductase: MTPREEQRRIHLNAFDMTCAGHQSPGLWRHPDDQSHRYRDLRYWTDLAQLLERGGFTSLFIADVLGIYDVYRGGPETAIRDGAQVPVGDPTLAVPAMAAVTEHLGFGVTVSLTYEKPYAFARRFATLDHYTQGRIAWNVVTSYLESAARNLGLEHQVPHDERYEVAEEFMEVVYKLWEGSWEDDAVRLDKAAGVYADPEKVHPIGHHGRYFHVPGIGLTEPSPQRTPVIFQAGASPRGRRFAAAHAEGIFTTATRPEILGRSIAATRALAAELGRDPRSIKFFSLMTVITAPTDEEAQAKYEEYRRHVSLEGALTLYGGWSGLDLSTMDPDEPLRYAETEAVRSAVEAFTTVDPDRDWTPRDIAEWVGIGGMGVVVVGSPQTVADEMERWVEVADVDGFNLAYAITPGTFEDLVELVVPELRRRGLLPEHYAGRTLRERLHGPGQVRLRDDHPGSRFAAKAVAR; encoded by the coding sequence GTGACGCCCAGAGAAGAACAGCGCAGAATCCATCTCAACGCGTTCGACATGACCTGCGCCGGTCACCAGTCGCCGGGGCTGTGGCGCCATCCCGACGATCAGTCCCACCGCTACCGCGACCTGCGCTACTGGACCGACCTCGCCCAGCTCCTCGAACGCGGCGGCTTCACCAGCCTGTTCATCGCGGACGTGCTCGGGATCTACGACGTCTACCGCGGCGGCCCCGAGACCGCGATCCGCGACGGCGCACAGGTGCCGGTGGGCGATCCGACGCTCGCCGTGCCGGCGATGGCCGCCGTCACCGAGCACCTCGGCTTCGGCGTGACGGTGTCGCTGACCTACGAGAAGCCGTACGCGTTCGCCCGCCGGTTCGCCACGCTCGACCACTACACGCAGGGCCGGATCGCCTGGAACGTCGTGACCTCGTACCTGGAGTCGGCCGCCCGCAACCTCGGCCTGGAGCACCAGGTGCCCCACGACGAGCGCTACGAGGTGGCCGAGGAGTTCATGGAGGTCGTCTACAAGCTCTGGGAGGGATCCTGGGAGGACGACGCCGTGCGCCTCGACAAGGCCGCCGGCGTCTACGCCGACCCGGAGAAGGTGCACCCGATCGGCCACCACGGCCGCTACTTCCACGTCCCTGGCATCGGCCTCACCGAACCGTCGCCGCAGCGCACGCCGGTGATCTTCCAGGCGGGCGCGTCGCCGCGCGGTCGCCGGTTCGCCGCAGCGCACGCCGAGGGCATCTTCACCACCGCCACCCGTCCGGAGATCCTCGGCCGGTCGATCGCCGCCACCCGCGCTCTCGCCGCCGAGCTGGGCCGGGACCCGCGCTCGATCAAGTTCTTCTCCCTGATGACGGTGATCACCGCGCCCACCGACGAGGAGGCGCAGGCCAAGTACGAGGAGTACCGCCGCCACGTCAGCCTCGAGGGCGCGCTCACCCTCTACGGCGGCTGGAGCGGGCTCGACCTGTCCACGATGGACCCGGACGAGCCGCTGCGGTACGCCGAGACCGAGGCCGTGCGCAGCGCCGTCGAGGCCTTCACCACCGTCGACCCGGACCGCGACTGGACGCCGCGCGACATCGCCGAGTGGGTCGGCATCGGCGGCATGGGCGTCGTGGTGGTCGGTAGCCCGCAGACGGTCGCGGACGAGATGGAGCGCTGGGTCGAGGTCGCCGACGTCGACGGGTTCAACCTCGCCTACGCGATCACGCCCGGCACGTTCGAAGACCTCGTCGAGCTGGTCGTGCCGGAGCTGCGCCGCCGCGGCCTGCTTCCCGAGCACTACGCGGGCCGCACCTTGCGCGAGCGGCTCCACGGGCCGGGGCAGGTGCGGCTGCGCGACGACCACCCGGGGTCCAGGTTCGCCGCGAAGGCGGTGGCGCGATGA
- a CDS encoding SfnB family sulfur acquisition oxidoreductase codes for MTTTAVPVITDDARALAVARDLAADLAPGDSERDAQRRLPRAEVAALAASGLLGVTVPRAFGGADVSARTMGELMAILSEGDASVGQIPQNHYFFVQVLREAGSAAQQEFFFAEVLAGRHFGNALSERNTRTPGEYAIRFEPRAGGDVLIDGTKYYATGSPFAPWIPIYANDPDDRKVAAWVPADAPGVTVEDDWHGMGQRTTGSGTVRFEQVVIPSDWVVPVWTMFEGPEVFGAFGNYLHAGIDLGIARAALRDGKDLIRRLARPGAESTAARPAEDPLVVHEFGELALRVRTAAALLHEAGDAIDAARANLSVESAAEASLAVAAARAETDRAAVSVASDVFALIGSRATANELNLHRHWRNARTHTLHDPRRMKIQHIGNHALNDVPPPPSGLI; via the coding sequence ATGACCACGACCGCCGTTCCCGTGATCACCGACGACGCCCGGGCGCTCGCCGTGGCCCGCGACCTCGCCGCCGATCTCGCCCCCGGCGACAGCGAGCGGGACGCGCAGCGGAGGCTGCCCCGCGCCGAGGTCGCCGCGCTCGCCGCGTCCGGGCTGCTCGGCGTGACCGTGCCCCGCGCGTTCGGCGGCGCGGACGTCTCGGCCCGCACGATGGGCGAGCTCATGGCGATCCTCTCCGAGGGGGACGCGAGCGTCGGGCAGATCCCACAGAACCACTACTTCTTCGTCCAGGTGCTGCGCGAGGCCGGTAGCGCCGCCCAGCAGGAGTTCTTCTTCGCCGAGGTGCTCGCCGGGCGGCACTTCGGCAACGCGCTCTCGGAGCGGAACACCCGCACACCCGGCGAGTACGCCATCCGGTTCGAGCCCCGCGCGGGCGGCGACGTGCTGATCGACGGCACGAAGTACTACGCCACCGGCTCGCCGTTCGCGCCCTGGATCCCGATCTACGCCAACGACCCCGATGACCGCAAGGTCGCCGCCTGGGTGCCTGCCGACGCGCCCGGCGTCACCGTCGAGGACGACTGGCACGGGATGGGGCAGCGCACGACCGGCAGCGGCACCGTGCGGTTCGAGCAGGTCGTGATCCCGTCGGACTGGGTGGTGCCGGTCTGGACGATGTTCGAGGGGCCGGAGGTGTTCGGCGCGTTCGGCAACTACCTGCACGCCGGGATCGACCTCGGCATCGCGCGGGCGGCGTTGCGCGACGGGAAGGACCTGATCCGGCGCCTCGCCCGGCCCGGCGCCGAGTCCACCGCGGCCCGGCCGGCAGAGGATCCGCTGGTCGTCCACGAGTTCGGCGAGCTGGCCCTGCGCGTGCGCACCGCGGCCGCCCTGCTGCACGAGGCGGGCGACGCGATCGACGCGGCGCGGGCGAACCTCTCCGTCGAGTCCGCCGCGGAGGCGTCGCTCGCGGTCGCGGCGGCACGGGCCGAGACCGACCGGGCCGCCGTGAGCGTGGCCAGCGACGTGTTCGCCCTCATCGGCAGCCGGGCCACCGCGAACGAGCTGAACCTGCACCGGCACTGGCGCAACGCCCGCACCCACACGCTGCACGACCCGCGCCGGATGAAGATCCAGCACATCGGCAACCACGCCCTCAACGACGTCCCGCCGCCACCCAGCGGCCTGATCTGA
- a CDS encoding acyl-CoA dehydrogenase family protein has product MTLTHEQAVEAARGVAAVIAKDALERDRANAEPLAEAQLLRDAGLPALLLPTSVGGAGLGWTTALRVVREIAVADGSIAQLLGYHYVNVANLWWVGGVERWGRRSAEEQWLWGDAVNPTDPDLVLTPDGDGYRLNGRKNFATGVSSGDASVVAGAVEGTGEPLLVVVPLGTEGLATGGDWDNLGQRLSASGSVTFTDVVITPEQVLGGIGPDAATPRSSLVTPAIQAVFGAFYLGVAQGALATARDYTRSTSRPWLLSDSPSATADPYVLATYGRLVAATRAVEALADAVADHLDRADVAGGALTWDARGELAEHVAALKVVATDVALDVTSTIFEVTGARATSNAVGLDRFWRNVRTHTLHDPVAYKRREVGDHYLNGTYPPFTLYT; this is encoded by the coding sequence ATGACCCTCACCCACGAGCAGGCCGTCGAGGCGGCCCGCGGCGTCGCCGCCGTCATCGCGAAGGACGCGCTGGAGCGCGACCGGGCGAACGCCGAGCCGCTCGCCGAGGCTCAGCTGCTGCGGGACGCAGGCCTCCCCGCCCTCCTGCTGCCGACGTCCGTCGGCGGTGCGGGCCTCGGCTGGACCACCGCGCTGCGCGTGGTCCGCGAGATCGCGGTGGCCGACGGCTCGATCGCGCAGCTGCTCGGCTACCACTACGTCAACGTGGCCAACCTGTGGTGGGTCGGCGGCGTCGAGCGCTGGGGCAGGCGCTCCGCCGAGGAGCAGTGGCTGTGGGGCGACGCGGTCAACCCGACCGACCCCGACCTGGTGCTCACCCCGGACGGCGACGGCTACCGCCTGAACGGGCGCAAGAACTTCGCCACCGGGGTCTCGTCCGGGGACGCGTCGGTCGTCGCGGGAGCCGTCGAGGGCACCGGCGAGCCGCTGCTCGTCGTCGTGCCGCTCGGCACGGAGGGGCTCGCGACGGGCGGCGACTGGGACAACCTCGGCCAGCGCCTCTCGGCCAGCGGAAGCGTCACGTTCACCGACGTCGTGATCACCCCGGAGCAGGTGCTCGGCGGGATCGGCCCCGACGCGGCGACCCCGCGGTCCTCGCTCGTCACCCCCGCGATCCAGGCCGTGTTCGGGGCGTTCTACCTCGGCGTCGCGCAGGGTGCGCTCGCCACGGCACGCGACTACACCCGCAGCACCTCGCGGCCGTGGCTGCTCTCGGACAGCCCGAGCGCCACCGCCGACCCGTACGTGCTCGCCACCTACGGCCGGCTCGTCGCGGCGACGCGGGCGGTAGAGGCACTCGCCGACGCCGTGGCCGACCACCTCGACCGCGCCGACGTCGCGGGCGGCGCCCTCACCTGGGACGCCCGCGGCGAGCTCGCCGAGCACGTGGCCGCCCTCAAGGTGGTGGCCACCGACGTCGCGCTCGACGTCACCAGCACGATCTTCGAGGTGACCGGGGCCCGCGCGACCAGCAACGCCGTGGGGCTCGACCGGTTCTGGCGCAACGTCCGCACCCACACCTTGCACGACCCGGTTGCCTACAAGCGCCGCGAGGTGGGCGATCATTACCTCAACGGCACCTACCCGCCGTTCACGCTCTACACATGA
- a CDS encoding carbohydrate ABC transporter permease, protein MAGRRQGARRDTRTAYLLLGPSLFGISAFLVLPILVVAWLALQRWDLIGPRTFVGLDNVVAVAADGRFARSLLITAVFVAIVIPAQTVLGLVAALLLNRGLRGSAAFRVLYVLPWICAPLVLGVVWRWVLAPTDGALNALIGRRVEWLADPVLALPSVAAVTVWTHVGYVALFFSAGLRAIPDTVHEAAMLDGAGAGQRFWRITLPLLRPTTFFVLVTQIIATFQVFDSVYALTPDGGPQGVTDVVAGRIYYEAFEQRAVGQAAVMALVLFVLLVVVTLVQQRWFSRRTTYDLST, encoded by the coding sequence ATGGCCGGCAGGCGGCAGGGAGCGCGTCGTGACACGCGTACGGCCTACCTGCTGCTCGGCCCCAGCCTGTTCGGGATCAGCGCGTTCCTGGTTCTGCCGATCCTCGTGGTGGCATGGCTCGCGCTGCAACGCTGGGACCTGATCGGCCCGCGCACGTTCGTCGGGCTCGACAACGTCGTGGCGGTGGCCGCGGACGGGCGGTTCGCGCGCTCCCTGCTGATCACGGCGGTGTTCGTGGCGATCGTGATCCCGGCGCAGACGGTGCTCGGCCTGGTCGCGGCGCTGCTGCTGAACCGCGGGCTGCGCGGCTCGGCCGCGTTCCGGGTGCTGTACGTGCTGCCGTGGATCTGCGCGCCGCTCGTGCTCGGCGTCGTGTGGCGCTGGGTCCTCGCCCCCACCGACGGCGCGCTCAACGCGCTGATCGGCCGCCGCGTCGAGTGGCTCGCCGATCCGGTGCTCGCGCTCCCGTCGGTGGCGGCGGTGACGGTGTGGACGCACGTCGGCTACGTCGCGCTGTTCTTCTCCGCCGGGCTGCGCGCGATCCCGGACACCGTGCACGAGGCCGCGATGCTCGACGGCGCGGGCGCCGGGCAGCGTTTCTGGCGGATCACGCTGCCGCTGCTGCGGCCCACGACGTTCTTCGTACTGGTCACCCAGATCATCGCGACCTTCCAGGTGTTCGACTCGGTCTACGCGCTCACGCCCGACGGCGGTCCGCAGGGTGTCACCGACGTCGTCGCCGGGCGGATCTACTACGAGGCGTTCGAGCAGCGCGCCGTCGGGCAGGCAGCGGTGATGGCGCTGGTGCTGTTCGTGCTGCTCGTCGTGGTCACCCTCGTCCAGCAGCGGTGGTTCTCCCGCCGCACGACCTACGACCTGTCGACATGA
- a CDS encoding carbohydrate ABC transporter permease: MRTAGTYLLLVLGAVVTLAPFLLSVQTALKSPQQFASEPVLTPPAPPTLENFAELFGDRYDFVSPTVVTAQVVAVILLGQLVFSVFAAYAFARLRFPGRDALFWLYVATLMVPQIVTIIPLYAVFADLGIRNTFWALVLPYVFGHPYGIFLLREYFKGIPGDLLDAAKLDGAGTPRILWHVVVPVSRPILATLAIITVVTHWNNFLWPLVITSGRQWQVLTVATSALQSQYNSNWTIVMAATTIAILPLTILFLAFQRHVVRSITITGFR; this comes from the coding sequence ATGAGAACCGCCGGAACGTACCTGCTCCTGGTGCTGGGGGCGGTCGTGACGCTCGCCCCGTTCCTGCTGAGCGTGCAGACGGCCCTGAAGTCGCCGCAGCAGTTCGCGTCGGAGCCCGTGCTCACCCCGCCCGCCCCGCCGACGCTGGAGAACTTCGCCGAGCTGTTCGGCGACCGCTACGACTTCGTGTCGCCGACGGTGGTCACCGCGCAGGTCGTGGCCGTGATCCTGCTCGGCCAGTTGGTGTTCTCGGTGTTCGCCGCGTACGCGTTCGCGCGGTTGCGCTTCCCCGGCCGCGACGCGCTGTTCTGGCTGTACGTCGCCACGCTGATGGTGCCGCAGATCGTCACGATCATCCCGCTGTACGCCGTGTTCGCCGACCTCGGCATCCGCAACACGTTCTGGGCGCTCGTGCTGCCGTACGTCTTCGGGCACCCGTACGGGATCTTCCTGCTGCGCGAGTACTTCAAGGGCATCCCCGGCGACCTGCTCGACGCCGCGAAGCTCGACGGCGCAGGCACCCCGCGGATCCTGTGGCACGTCGTGGTGCCGGTGAGCAGGCCGATCCTCGCGACGCTCGCGATCATCACGGTGGTCACCCACTGGAACAACTTCCTGTGGCCACTGGTGATCACCAGTGGCCGGCAGTGGCAGGTGCTGACGGTGGCGACCTCGGCGCTGCAGTCGCAGTACAACTCCAACTGGACGATCGTCATGGCCGCCACGACGATCGCCATCCTGCCGCTCACGATCCTGTTCCTGGCGTTCCAGCGCCACGTCGTCCGCTCGATCACGATCACCGGGTTCCGGTAG